The following proteins are encoded in a genomic region of Brachyspira pilosicoli:
- a CDS encoding DNA adenine methylase — protein sequence MITKDNYLKNNLIAYIGNKRRLLPFIENAFLNILEEDKNIKTALDLFAGSGSVSRLLKTLNLKVYSNDWEYYSYILNYAHICINEKDVNNMFKHTGGVENTINIINNIETINNKDRYISKYYAPLDDNNPDLKNERLFYTQYNATRIDIIRHNIEELYKNKAINKKEYYYLLASIIYEGATHTNTSGVFKAFHCGFGGRNKDALQRILSPISLKELSLYDGIKGEVSMLDANEYVLKNKDKHFDLVYLDPPYNQHQYGSNYHLLNTIALWDKPAINREIYINGKKTDKGGIRKDWVKTKSDYCYKKTAKDAFKNLIDNINASHIVLSYSTDGIIDYDDLISILESKGKLKIVTSEYTKYRGAKRSVINKTKNVEYLFIVNTKKNNVNTKNNNNIKYIENIRLKLNNPVDTIKDNLVFENKKEGNIILKLEYTTHIINQEEICQTLKNKSLEYIKLFSEFLNKHIKENNIEALKIYLSHLKNAILINDKKLIKYFSNHILTIYTRLCSKRSNEYIVDITNEILNIISYYKLDDIIYIDKIKKRIVYNISHSEISEENKNNILVKL from the coding sequence ATGATAACTAAAGATAACTACCTTAAAAATAACCTGATAGCCTATATCGGTAATAAAAGAAGACTTCTGCCCTTTATAGAAAATGCATTTTTAAATATTTTAGAAGAAGATAAAAATATAAAAACTGCATTAGATTTGTTTGCTGGAAGCGGAAGCGTGTCAAGACTTTTAAAAACTCTTAATCTTAAAGTATATTCAAATGATTGGGAGTATTATTCATATATATTAAACTACGCACATATATGCATAAACGAAAAAGATGTAAATAATATGTTTAAGCATACAGGAGGCGTTGAAAATACTATTAACATAATAAATAACATAGAAACTATTAACAATAAAGACAGATACATTTCAAAATATTATGCTCCTTTAGATGACAATAATCCAGATTTAAAAAACGAAAGATTATTCTACACTCAATACAATGCCACAAGAATAGATATAATAAGACATAACATAGAAGAACTTTACAAAAACAAAGCAATAAATAAAAAAGAATATTATTATCTATTAGCCTCTATAATATATGAAGGAGCAACACACACAAACACATCAGGCGTATTCAAAGCTTTTCACTGCGGTTTTGGAGGAAGAAACAAAGATGCTTTACAAAGAATACTTTCACCAATATCATTAAAAGAGCTTTCTCTATACGACGGAATTAAAGGCGAAGTAAGTATGCTTGATGCAAATGAATATGTATTAAAAAATAAAGATAAGCATTTTGATTTAGTTTATTTAGACCCGCCTTACAATCAGCATCAATATGGAAGTAATTATCATTTATTAAACACAATAGCATTATGGGACAAACCTGCAATAAATAGAGAAATATATATAAACGGCAAAAAAACAGATAAAGGCGGTATAAGAAAAGATTGGGTTAAAACAAAATCTGATTACTGCTATAAAAAAACAGCAAAAGATGCATTTAAAAATCTAATAGATAATATAAATGCAAGTCATATAGTATTGAGTTATTCTACAGACGGTATAATAGACTATGATGATTTAATTTCAATATTAGAAAGCAAGGGAAAATTAAAAATAGTAACTTCAGAATATACAAAATATAGAGGAGCAAAACGTTCTGTAATAAATAAAACTAAAAATGTAGAATATTTATTTATAGTTAACACTAAAAAAAATAATGTAAACACTAAAAATAATAATAATATCAAATACATTGAAAATATAAGATTAAAATTAAATAACCCTGTAGATACCATAAAAGATAATTTAGTGTTTGAAAATAAAAAAGAAGGAAATATTATATTAAAATTAGAATATACAACACATATAATAAATCAAGAAGAAATATGCCAAACATTAAAAAATAAATCACTTGAATATATAAAATTGTTTTCAGAGTTTTTAAATAAGCATATAAAAGAAAATAATATAGAAGCTTTAAAAATATATTTATCACACTTAAAAAATGCAATACTAATAAACGATAAAAAACTAATAAAATATTTTTCAAACCATATACTAACAATATATACAAGGCTATGTTCAAAAAGGTCTAATGAATATATAGTTGATATTACAAATGAAATATTAAACATCATATCCTACTATAAACTTGATGATATAATATATATAGACAAAATAAAAAAGAGAATAGTTTATAATATATCACATTCAGAGATATCAGAAGAAAATAAAAATAATATATTAGTAAAACTATAG
- a CDS encoding tetratricopeptide repeat protein gives MSENTTTNKLQKNAELIFTYVYNNKIIFISGFILIIAIIAGILIYNMNIENADKETAANFEEALALYGMYQTANIPQEQLNNPALIVDITTRVQKTYNDAKGKTLKLRAAFTLGGLYFDVANYNEAKKYYQEVANHRGFYLQPAASYNLANVLIEQTNYAEAATVLENFTKAYPKNYLTPQATLTLSDVYRKQNDKTKAINVLRTWVNNNTNNTEYFNIFNETITLIENNIY, from the coding sequence ATGTCTGAAAATACTACTACTAATAAACTTCAAAAAAATGCGGAATTAATATTTACTTATGTGTATAACAATAAAATAATATTCATATCTGGTTTTATATTGATAATAGCAATTATAGCTGGTATTTTAATTTATAATATGAATATAGAAAATGCAGATAAAGAAACAGCAGCAAATTTTGAAGAGGCTTTGGCATTATACGGCATGTATCAAACAGCAAATATTCCTCAAGAACAATTAAATAACCCCGCTTTAATAGTAGATATTACTACAAGAGTTCAAAAAACTTATAACGATGCTAAAGGTAAGACTCTAAAACTTAGAGCAGCTTTCACTTTGGGTGGGCTTTATTTTGATGTTGCTAATTATAACGAAGCTAAAAAATATTATCAGGAAGTAGCAAACCATAGAGGTTTTTACTTGCAGCCGGCAGCTTCATACAATTTAGCTAATGTATTAATAGAGCAAACTAATTATGCAGAGGCTGCAACTGTTTTAGAAAACTTTACTAAAGCATATCCTAAAAATTATTTAACTCCTCAAGCAACTTTAACATTATCTGATGTATATAGAAAACAAAATGATAAAACTAAAGCTATTAATGTATTAAGAACTTGGGTAAACAACAATACTAATAATACAGAATATTTTAATATATTTAATGAAACTATCACTCTTATAGAAAATAATATATATTAA
- a CDS encoding glucose PTS transporter subunit IIA → MKDKLFGVLQRVGRSFMLPIAVLPVAGLFLGIGSSLTNTTMLETYNLMGILGPGTIAYDILSVLSEAGNIIFGNLPIIFAMSVAIGMAKKEKEVAALSGAIAFFVMHASIGKMITVMGGADKLLAGSTTNVVGILSLQMGVFGGIIVGLGVAALHNKFYTIELPQVLSFFGGTRFVPIISAITFLVVGILMYFVWPPIQVVMNKLGDLIAGSGYIGTLFYGIIERALIPFGLHHVFYTPLWQTSLGGTMVIDGNLVEGAQNIFFAQLGSPTTTAFSVEATRFMTGKFPFMIFGLPGAALAMYKTSRVEKKQVVGALLFSAALTAMITGITEPIEFTFLFVAPIFYAIHCVLAGISFMLMHILHVTVGMTFSGGLIDLLLFGVIQGNAKTNWVWIVVVGAVYFFIYYFLFSALIKKFDWKTPGREPDSEEPKLYRRADVVAAKAAASGEKVDTNPLFQYEEAPLITAGLGGKKNISDVDCCATRLRVTVFDPSKVVDATLKASGAAGIIKKGNGIQVIYGPKVTVIKSRLEEYLNDPISDNENNENNAAVSSNKNNADEPQKQESAASNSNELVDTVYAPIKGSIVKLEDVKDEAFSSGAMGKGIAIDPAEGKVYAPFDGIIETAFPTKHAIGLTSDKGVELLIHIGMDTVKLNGEHFTSHIEDGQKIKKGDLLLEFNIEGIKSAGYPTVTPVIITNSDDYANIEPTSSGSVNALDKLIDVNK, encoded by the coding sequence ATGAAGGATAAACTTTTTGGAGTATTGCAAAGAGTAGGAAGGTCATTTATGCTTCCTATAGCTGTGCTTCCTGTGGCAGGGCTCTTTTTGGGTATAGGTAGTTCTCTTACAAACACTACTATGCTTGAAACCTATAATCTCATGGGAATTTTAGGACCGGGTACTATTGCTTATGATATATTATCAGTATTAAGCGAGGCTGGTAATATTATATTTGGAAACTTGCCTATTATATTTGCTATGAGTGTAGCTATTGGTATGGCAAAGAAAGAAAAAGAGGTTGCTGCTTTATCTGGAGCCATAGCATTTTTTGTAATGCATGCTTCTATTGGTAAGATGATAACAGTTATGGGCGGAGCTGATAAATTATTGGCTGGTTCTACTACTAATGTTGTTGGTATATTATCACTTCAAATGGGTGTATTCGGCGGTATAATAGTGGGACTTGGAGTAGCTGCTTTGCATAACAAATTCTATACTATAGAGCTTCCTCAAGTATTATCATTCTTCGGCGGTACAAGATTTGTGCCTATAATATCTGCTATTACTTTTTTGGTAGTAGGTATATTAATGTATTTTGTATGGCCTCCTATACAGGTTGTAATGAATAAACTCGGCGATTTAATAGCTGGTTCTGGTTATATTGGTACTTTATTCTATGGTATCATAGAAAGAGCATTAATACCTTTCGGTCTTCACCATGTATTCTATACACCTTTATGGCAAACTTCACTCGGCGGAACTATGGTAATAGACGGCAATTTAGTAGAAGGCGCGCAAAACATATTCTTTGCTCAATTAGGCTCTCCTACTACAACTGCATTCAGTGTTGAAGCTACTCGTTTTATGACTGGTAAATTCCCATTCATGATATTTGGTTTACCAGGTGCAGCTTTAGCAATGTATAAAACTTCAAGAGTTGAAAAGAAACAAGTTGTAGGTGCTTTGCTTTTCTCTGCTGCTTTAACTGCTATGATTACAGGTATTACTGAACCTATAGAGTTTACATTCCTTTTTGTAGCTCCAATATTCTATGCTATACACTGTGTACTTGCTGGTATATCTTTTATGCTTATGCATATACTTCATGTTACAGTTGGTATGACATTCTCAGGCGGTTTAATTGACTTGCTTTTATTTGGTGTAATACAAGGTAATGCTAAAACTAATTGGGTTTGGATTGTAGTAGTTGGTGCTGTTTATTTCTTTATTTATTATTTCTTATTCTCTGCTTTGATTAAGAAATTTGACTGGAAAACACCTGGAAGAGAGCCAGACAGTGAAGAGCCTAAACTTTATAGAAGAGCAGATGTTGTTGCTGCTAAGGCTGCTGCAAGCGGAGAGAAAGTTGATACCAACCCTCTATTCCAATACGAAGAAGCTCCTTTAATAACTGCTGGACTTGGCGGTAAGAAAAACATTAGCGATGTTGATTGCTGTGCTACAAGACTTCGTGTAACAGTGTTTGACCCTTCAAAAGTTGTTGATGCTACATTAAAAGCTAGCGGTGCTGCTGGAATCATTAAAAAAGGTAATGGTATACAAGTTATATACGGACCTAAAGTTACAGTAATAAAATCAAGACTTGAAGAATATTTGAATGACCCTATAAGCGACAATGAGAATAACGAAAATAATGCTGCTGTATCTTCTAATAAAAACAATGCAGATGAACCTCAAAAGCAAGAATCTGCAGCTTCTAACAGTAATGAACTTGTTGATACTGTTTATGCTCCTATTAAAGGAAGTATTGTTAAACTTGAAGATGTTAAAGATGAAGCATTTTCTTCTGGTGCTATGGGCAAAGGTATTGCTATTGACCCAGCTGAAGGCAAAGTATATGCTCCTTTTGACGGAATAATAGAAACTGCTTTCCCTACAAAACATGCTATTGGTCTTACTTCTGATAAAGGCGTTGAGTTGTTAATCCACATAGGTATGGATACTGTTAAACTCAATGGTGAGCATTTTACTTCACATATTGAAGATGGTCAGAAGATTAAAAAAGGCGATTTATTATTAGAGTTTAACATTGAGGGAATAAAATCTGCAGGATACCCTACAGTTACTCCTGTAATTATTACTAACTCTGATGATTATGCTAATATAGAGCCAACATCAAGTGGTAGTGTAAATGCTTTAGACAAACTCATTGATGTTAATAAATAA
- a CDS encoding DUF6175 family protein: MKKLYKLFLAMFLMLFFISCATTSKSTQSGVLIGEDTGEIGVINNWKNPDFKGGKTTKIVAEGFASSDNRGEANAIDRALESAKRNAVEQAVGSIVNGTTLVENNKLISSKIYDNTTGYISSYKVLSITKSSSVWYAKIEAVVGVDMLQDNLQAMGILLDRKNMPLIVVLVTDDNGELSDAFNVELEKNMSDKGFKFVSASSLRNVVRSENISYSDNSSSTVKKIAEATGAQIAILGKADAAYFTTIQGTALKSYRSDVAITAVNVSDYSTIARATHQAGGVGGSEKDAHSIALVKSADSISEDFINQIVNKWQSEVQNGTEYTIYVTGLDFNDSIGFEEALKKNIENLKSVYNRGISGDSSRYVVQYVGSSRDLAVDINAKAKNMGYQIIINSFDDKTINLKANKR, from the coding sequence ATGAAGAAATTATATAAATTATTTTTAGCAATGTTTTTAATGTTGTTTTTTATCTCATGTGCAACCACTTCAAAGAGTACGCAAAGCGGAGTTCTTATAGGAGAGGATACTGGTGAGATAGGTGTTATTAATAATTGGAAGAACCCAGATTTTAAAGGCGGCAAAACTACAAAGATAGTAGCAGAAGGTTTTGCTTCTTCTGATAACAGAGGCGAGGCTAATGCTATAGATAGGGCTTTAGAAAGTGCTAAAAGAAATGCTGTTGAACAAGCTGTTGGTTCTATAGTTAATGGTACTACTTTAGTTGAAAATAATAAACTCATAAGCTCTAAAATATATGATAACACCACTGGATATATTTCTTCTTATAAAGTACTTTCTATTACAAAAAGCTCATCTGTATGGTATGCAAAAATTGAGGCGGTTGTTGGAGTTGATATGCTTCAGGATAATTTGCAGGCTATGGGTATATTGTTGGATAGGAAGAATATGCCTTTAATAGTTGTGCTTGTTACTGATGATAATGGCGAATTAAGCGATGCATTTAATGTAGAACTTGAAAAAAATATGAGTGATAAGGGTTTTAAATTTGTAAGTGCAAGTTCTTTAAGAAATGTTGTAAGAAGTGAGAATATTAGCTATTCTGACAATTCATCTTCTACTGTAAAAAAAATAGCAGAAGCTACAGGTGCTCAAATTGCTATACTTGGCAAGGCTGATGCTGCATATTTTACCACTATACAGGGGACTGCTTTAAAAAGCTATAGAAGTGATGTTGCCATTACTGCTGTGAATGTATCTGATTATAGTACTATAGCTCGTGCTACTCATCAGGCTGGAGGGGTAGGCGGAAGCGAAAAAGATGCTCATTCTATTGCTTTGGTAAAATCAGCTGATTCTATTTCTGAAGATTTTATTAATCAAATAGTAAATAAGTGGCAGAGTGAAGTTCAAAATGGTACTGAATATACTATATATGTTACAGGGCTTGATTTTAATGATTCTATAGGTTTTGAAGAAGCTCTTAAGAAAAATATAGAAAATCTTAAAAGTGTTTATAATAGAGGAATAAGCGGAGATTCATCAAGATATGTTGTGCAGTATGTTGGAAGCAGCAGAGATTTAGCCGTTGATATTAATGCTAAGGCAAAGAATATGGGCTATCAAATAATTATAAACAGTTTTGATGACAAGACCATTAATTTAAAAGCCAACAAGAGATAA
- a CDS encoding epoxyqueuosine reductase QueH gives MKDKLVVHTCCAVCMCYPRTLLEDYDTVFYFYNPNIYPIEEYNRRRDEFIKFTKDNNIEIHIEENEKYVKDWYNDIKGFENEPEKGARCNICFKHRIAKAFEYADSINAKYVTTVMSVSPHKDSKAIEMIGNSIASKYDNIEYLHIDFKKKDGFKKTNIIANEAGLYRQHYCGCEFSIRN, from the coding sequence ATGAAAGATAAATTAGTTGTTCATACATGCTGTGCTGTTTGTATGTGTTATCCTAGGACTTTACTTGAAGATTATGATACGGTTTTTTATTTTTATAACCCTAATATTTATCCTATAGAAGAGTATAACAGACGAAGAGATGAGTTTATAAAATTTACTAAGGATAATAATATAGAGATACATATAGAAGAAAATGAGAAGTATGTAAAAGATTGGTATAATGATATAAAGGGTTTTGAGAATGAACCTGAAAAGGGTGCGAGATGCAATATTTGTTTTAAGCATAGAATAGCTAAGGCTTTTGAATATGCCGATAGTATTAATGCAAAATATGTTACTACTGTTATGAGTGTGAGCCCTCATAAAGACAGCAAGGCTATAGAGATGATAGGAAACAGCATTGCTTCTAAATATGATAATATAGAATATTTGCATATAGATTTCAAGAAAAAAGACGGCTTTAAAAAGACTAATATAATAGCTAATGAGGCAGGACTTTATAGACAGCATTACTGCGGATGCGAGTTTAGCATAAGGAATTAA
- the nhaC gene encoding Na+/H+ antiporter NhaC yields MNSKIKNIPTFWKLFPLIFILITVLIFTVKYGVPIEFLLTIGTLIACITAYFAGYKWKDMENAFIKKIVDTWLGVLIFILIGIVVGSWVYSGTVPMLIYYGIKLIHPSFIPVMAFIVTSFLSIFTGTSWGSASTAGVAFIGIAQATNTPLPLVAGAVISGAYLGDKNSPISDTTVLAALGAGTTLQNHIKTMLVNTIPSAILAAVVFTILGFNAAPINSDILNLKEASDILTSLENIYNFNILLLIPPIFVLIASVKGVNPVITMFIGSLLAIILGAFIQNFGFINAMKSFVTGFNISMSPTVSPESIPQNLHSLLNRGGMISTMPSVLFLILALTYGAMLELLGTFQTLITLLIKITKGRRSLIFITWLTTFTINSALSSLQFTFLTLGNVLQTVYDKYNINRGVLSRTMEEGGTLTEVLLPWTITGVYMTTILGVHTLEYMPYSFFNLISICISFIYMLTLPKFAVGIKN; encoded by the coding sequence ATGAATAGTAAAATTAAAAATATACCAACCTTCTGGAAACTATTTCCACTTATTTTTATACTTATCACTGTTTTAATATTCACTGTAAAATATGGAGTTCCAATAGAGTTCTTGCTTACAATAGGAACATTAATAGCATGCATAACTGCATATTTTGCAGGATATAAATGGAAAGACATGGAAAATGCTTTCATAAAAAAAATTGTTGATACTTGGCTTGGTGTACTTATATTTATATTAATAGGTATAGTAGTAGGCTCTTGGGTATATTCTGGGACTGTGCCTATGCTAATATACTATGGCATAAAACTTATTCACCCATCTTTTATACCCGTAATGGCATTTATTGTAACATCATTTCTTTCTATATTTACAGGCACTTCTTGGGGTTCTGCTTCTACTGCTGGTGTTGCATTCATTGGTATTGCTCAGGCTACAAATACACCTCTTCCATTGGTTGCTGGTGCTGTTATAAGCGGGGCGTATCTTGGTGATAAAAACTCTCCTATATCTGACACCACTGTTTTAGCGGCTCTCGGTGCTGGCACTACTTTACAAAATCATATAAAAACTATGCTCGTGAACACTATTCCATCTGCAATACTTGCCGCTGTAGTTTTTACAATATTAGGCTTTAATGCAGCTCCAATTAATTCTGATATTCTAAACCTAAAAGAAGCAAGTGATATATTAACTTCATTAGAAAATATTTATAATTTCAATATATTATTACTTATTCCTCCTATATTTGTACTTATTGCAAGCGTAAAGGGGGTTAATCCTGTAATCACCATGTTTATAGGAAGTTTGCTTGCGATAATATTAGGAGCTTTTATTCAAAACTTTGGTTTTATTAATGCTATGAAATCATTTGTAACAGGGTTTAATATATCAATGTCCCCTACGGTTAGCCCTGAAAGCATACCTCAAAACCTTCATAGCCTATTAAACCGAGGCGGTATGATAAGCACTATGCCTAGTGTATTGTTTTTAATATTAGCACTAACCTACGGAGCTATGCTTGAACTTTTGGGTACTTTTCAAACCTTAATAACATTGTTAATAAAAATAACCAAAGGAAGAAGAAGTTTAATATTTATCACATGGCTTACAACATTCACTATAAACTCAGCATTAAGCAGTTTACAATTTACTTTCTTAACTTTGGGAAATGTGCTTCAAACAGTATACGATAAATATAACATCAACAGAGGCGTACTATCAAGAACTATGGAAGAAGGAGGAACACTTACTGAAGTTCTGCTTCCATGGACAATCACAGGTGTTTATATGACCACTATACTTGGAGTGCATACTTTGGAATATATGCCTTATTCGTTTTTTAATTTAATAAGTATATGTATCTCATTTATCTATATGCTCACGCTCCCGAAATTTGCTGTGGGTATAAAAAATTAA
- a CDS encoding DNA repair helicase XPB translates to MNNNAPIIVQGDGTILLDVSTEHFEEIRNFLLVFAELVKSPEYIHTYRITLVSLWNAASLNYTAESIIDFLKKYSSYDIPKNIVKQIESSISKYGRIKIIKEDDDKYYLVSDDESIIEEVLHYKAMVKYIKREVNDNKIEIDPIYRGHIKLALINIGYPVEDLAGYKTGEEYHFNLRNKLLSNGEDFSLREYQLNAIEAFYANGRPEGGAGVIALPCGTGKTVVGIAAMSKMQTKTLIIVTGVTACRQWRDEILDKTDIPKEDIGEYNGLNKEIKPITIATYKILTYRKDKESPFVHFELFFKHNWGLIIYDEVHLLPAPIIKLTSEIQSMRRLGLTATLVREDGLEKDVFCLIGPKKFDMPWRELEEKKFIAEAYCYDLRIPLDNTQRADYVVSSDKVKFRIASENILKYEIVKKIIKKLEGKNILIIGQYLDQLNEMKRQTGYTIITGKTPQAERDEIYKKFKSGEIKILIVSKVANLAVDLPDANVLIQISGTFGSRQEEAQRLGRVLRPKKGENKSYFFSVITSDTKEEDFSHKRQLFLTEQGYHYELLDMASFEELTFSK, encoded by the coding sequence TTGAATAATAATGCTCCTATCATAGTTCAGGGCGATGGTACTATTTTATTAGATGTAAGTACAGAGCATTTTGAAGAAATAAGAAATTTTTTGCTTGTATTTGCAGAGCTTGTAAAGAGTCCTGAATATATTCATACATATAGAATTACATTAGTATCATTATGGAATGCTGCTAGTTTGAATTACACTGCCGAGTCTATAATAGATTTTTTAAAGAAATATTCTTCTTATGATATACCAAAAAACATTGTAAAACAAATAGAAAGTAGCATATCAAAATATGGAAGAATAAAGATTATTAAAGAAGATGATGATAAATATTATCTTGTAAGCGATGATGAAAGCATTATAGAAGAAGTACTGCATTATAAAGCAATGGTAAAATATATTAAAAGAGAAGTTAATGACAATAAAATAGAGATAGACCCAATTTACAGAGGTCATATAAAATTAGCTCTTATAAATATAGGCTATCCTGTAGAAGATTTAGCGGGTTATAAAACAGGTGAAGAGTATCATTTTAATTTACGTAATAAGCTTTTATCTAATGGCGAAGATTTTTCTTTGAGAGAGTATCAATTAAATGCGATAGAAGCTTTTTATGCAAATGGAAGGCCTGAGGGCGGAGCTGGTGTTATAGCTTTGCCTTGCGGTACTGGTAAGACTGTTGTCGGAATAGCTGCTATGAGTAAGATGCAGACAAAAACTCTTATAATAGTTACAGGAGTTACAGCTTGCAGACAGTGGAGAGATGAGATATTAGATAAAACAGATATACCAAAAGAAGATATAGGCGAATATAATGGACTTAACAAAGAAATAAAACCTATAACAATAGCTACATACAAAATACTTACATATAGAAAAGACAAAGAATCTCCTTTTGTGCATTTTGAATTATTTTTCAAGCATAATTGGGGGCTTATAATATATGATGAGGTTCATTTGCTTCCTGCTCCTATAATAAAGCTTACTAGTGAGATTCAGAGTATGAGAAGGCTTGGACTTACTGCTACATTGGTGCGTGAAGATGGTCTTGAAAAAGATGTATTTTGTTTAATTGGACCAAAGAAATTTGATATGCCTTGGAGAGAACTTGAAGAGAAGAAGTTTATTGCTGAGGCTTATTGTTATGATTTGCGAATACCTCTTGATAATACTCAAAGGGCAGATTATGTTGTGTCAAGCGATAAAGTAAAGTTTAGGATTGCAAGCGAAAATATACTTAAATATGAAATAGTAAAAAAAATCATTAAAAAACTTGAAGGAAAAAATATACTTATTATAGGACAATATTTAGACCAACTTAATGAGATGAAAAGACAAACTGGATATACTATTATTACAGGTAAGACCCCTCAGGCTGAAAGAGATGAAATTTATAAGAAGTTTAAATCAGGTGAGATAAAAATACTTATAGTGAGTAAAGTGGCTAATTTGGCAGTTGATTTGCCTGATGCCAATGTGTTAATACAAATATCTGGTACTTTTGGCTCAAGGCAAGAAGAAGCTCAAAGGTTAGGACGTGTTCTTCGTCCGAAAAAAGGTGAAAATAAAAGCTATTTCTTTTCGGTTATCACAAGCGACACAAAAGAAGAAGATTTTTCTCATAAGAGACAATTATTTCTTACAGAGCAGGGGTATCATTATGAACTTTTGGATATGGCTTCTTTTGAAGAGCTTACTTTTTCAAAATAA